The Punica granatum isolate Tunisia-2019 chromosome 4, ASM765513v2, whole genome shotgun sequence genome has a window encoding:
- the LOC116205520 gene encoding TPD1 protein homolog 1-like, whose amino-acid sequence MTRRAPAIIDAQRLSLFLKCVVISALFLVADEIKAAAGSELEAEAGDGNKGVVGPHRLQMQASASVRRRLLQSPDGDQGGDMNRIGGECSKDDVAIYQGPTEPLPDGVPTYTVQILNVCASDCSISDIHVSCGWFSSAWLVNPSVFRRIYYDDCLVNDGNALGPGDGISFQYANSFPYPLSVSAVSC is encoded by the exons ATGACGAGAAGAGCTCCAGCAATCATCGATGCTCAAAGGCTTTCCCTCTTTTTGAAGTGTGTAGTCATTTCCGCTCTATTTCTCG TGGCAGATGAGATAAAAGCTGCGGCCGGGAGCGAATTAGAGGCAGAGGCTGGTGATGGTAATAAAGGAGTGGTCGGCCCTCATCGTCTGCAAATGCAGGCGTCTGCCTCAGTCCGGAGGAGGCTACTGCAGTCCCCTGACG GTGACCAAGGGGGAGATATGAACAGAATTGGGGGCGAGTGCTCAAAGGACGATGTCGCCATTTATCAGGGCCCCACTGAACCGCTCCCAGACGGGGTGCCAACGTACACAGTCCAGATCTTGAACGTGTGCGCCTCAGACTGCAGCATATCCGACATCCATGTCTCGTGCGGTTGGTTCAGCTCGGCTTGGCTCGTCAACCCGAGTGTCTTTCGGCGCATCTACTATGATGACTGCCTCGTCAATGACGGCAATGCATTGGGCCCTGGGGACGGCATCTCCTTCCAGTACGCCAACAGCTTCCCTTATCCTTTATCTGTATCTGCCGTCTCTTGCTAA